Proteins from a genomic interval of bacterium:
- a CDS encoding acetate--CoA ligase family protein, with protein sequence MLDGLFRPRAVAVIGASANPYSIGHIVVRNLVQYGFKGPVFPVNPKGGVVRSMQAYKSILDVPCDVDLVNISIRNVFVPKVLEECGKKGVKFAIVHSAGFKEVGPEGETLEREMVETARRNGIRIFGPNSQGIQNADPDVSVYANFTFVPQKPGNVSIVAQGGGMGEMLKLHLHNVGLGHRMYCSYGNECDLAMPEILTYYGQDEGTRVIMMQTESFKDPRAFLEAAAAITPHKPILAIKAGRTTEGSVAVSSHTGTLVNQATMAEAMYRKAGVVQFTDTHRMVKAAIAMSTQDPPPGNRIGIITNTGGPGIQAVDESVSRGLELARWSEAGTAKLRESLFAEASLGNPVDVVATANHNHYHAAVSTLLAEADTDMVLVFFVTAPFADTDAIAVRIKEATEGSDKPVVVVVETYSEMYGLIDKLRAADLPVFEFAEDGARALAAMNRYARLRARPREDAPDLDVDRAVAEAILARHRGADAYLPQVDAFALLAAYGVPVPAVAPIASEGDLASAAATTGFPCVLKVDAADVVHKSDAGGVALDIADAEELRDAFAEMRAAFPGDGIGFLLMEQKPKGRELIVGATVSPGLGSLVLFGLGGVFVEVMKDVAAAVAPLSRPEARELMGLIRGRAVLDGLRGEEGVDMDALEDLLLRVSRLAADAPEIVEMDLNPVFAYPAGESPSAVDVRIRIE encoded by the coding sequence ATGCTGGACGGACTCTTCAGGCCCCGCGCCGTCGCCGTGATCGGCGCCTCGGCGAACCCCTACTCCATCGGCCACATCGTGGTGCGCAACCTCGTGCAGTACGGCTTCAAGGGCCCGGTCTTCCCCGTCAATCCCAAGGGCGGGGTGGTCCGCAGCATGCAGGCCTACAAGTCCATCCTGGACGTTCCCTGCGACGTGGATCTGGTCAACATCTCCATCCGCAACGTCTTCGTGCCGAAGGTCCTCGAGGAGTGCGGCAAGAAGGGCGTGAAGTTCGCCATCGTGCATTCGGCGGGCTTCAAGGAGGTGGGACCCGAGGGCGAGACCCTCGAACGCGAGATGGTCGAGACGGCCCGCCGCAACGGCATCCGCATCTTCGGCCCCAACAGCCAGGGCATCCAGAACGCCGATCCCGACGTGTCGGTCTACGCCAACTTCACGTTCGTGCCCCAGAAGCCCGGCAACGTGTCGATCGTCGCCCAGGGCGGCGGCATGGGGGAGATGCTCAAGCTCCACCTGCACAACGTCGGCCTGGGCCACAGGATGTACTGCAGCTACGGCAACGAATGCGACCTGGCGATGCCCGAGATCCTGACCTATTACGGGCAGGACGAGGGGACCCGCGTGATCATGATGCAGACCGAGAGCTTCAAGGATCCGCGGGCGTTCCTGGAGGCCGCGGCGGCCATCACGCCGCACAAGCCGATCCTCGCGATCAAGGCCGGGCGCACGACCGAGGGCTCGGTGGCCGTCTCCTCCCACACGGGCACGCTGGTGAACCAGGCGACCATGGCCGAGGCCATGTACCGCAAGGCCGGCGTCGTGCAGTTCACCGACACCCACCGGATGGTCAAGGCCGCCATCGCCATGTCGACCCAGGACCCGCCGCCGGGCAACCGCATCGGCATCATCACCAACACGGGCGGGCCGGGCATCCAGGCCGTCGACGAGTCGGTGAGCCGGGGGCTCGAGCTGGCGCGCTGGTCCGAAGCCGGCACCGCGAAGCTGCGCGAAAGCCTTTTCGCCGAGGCGAGCCTGGGCAACCCGGTCGACGTGGTCGCCACGGCCAATCACAACCACTACCACGCGGCCGTGAGCACCCTGCTGGCCGAGGCCGACACCGACATGGTCCTGGTCTTCTTCGTCACCGCGCCGTTCGCCGACACCGACGCCATCGCCGTGCGCATCAAGGAGGCCACCGAGGGTTCGGACAAGCCGGTGGTCGTGGTCGTGGAGACCTACAGCGAGATGTACGGGCTGATCGACAAGCTGCGGGCCGCCGACCTGCCGGTCTTCGAGTTCGCCGAGGACGGGGCCCGCGCCCTGGCGGCCATGAACCGCTACGCCCGGCTGCGTGCGCGTCCGCGCGAGGACGCTCCCGACCTGGACGTGGATCGCGCCGTCGCCGAGGCGATCCTGGCCCGCCACCGCGGCGCCGACGCCTACCTGCCGCAGGTGGATGCGTTCGCCCTGCTGGCCGCATACGGCGTGCCGGTGCCAGCGGTCGCGCCCATCGCCAGCGAAGGCGACTTGGCCTCCGCCGCGGCGACGACCGGCTTCCCCTGCGTGCTGAAGGTCGATGCGGCCGACGTGGTCCACAAGTCGGACGCCGGCGGCGTGGCGCTCGACATCGCCGACGCGGAGGAACTGCGGGACGCCTTCGCCGAGATGCGCGCCGCCTTCCCCGGCGACGGGATCGGGTTCCTGCTCATGGAACAGAAGCCGAAGGGCCGCGAGTTGATCGTGGGGGCCACGGTCTCGCCCGGCCTGGGCAGCCTGGTGCTGTTCGGCCTCGGCGGCGTGTTCGTGGAGGTGATGAAGGACGTGGCGGCCGCGGTCGCCCCGCTGAGCCGGCCCGAGGCGCGCGAGCTCATGGGGCTGATCCGGGGCCGCGCCGTGCTCGATGGCCTGCGCGGGGAGGAGGGTGTCGACATGGACGCCCTGGAGGACCTGCTGCTGCGCGTGTCCCGGCTGGCGGCCGACGCGCCGGAGATCGTCGAGATGGATCTCAACCCGGTGTTCGCCTACCCGGCCGGCGAGTCTCCAAGCGCCGTCGATGTCCGGATCAGGATCGAGTAG
- a CDS encoding ATPase, whose translation MSDFYCGVDIGASATKVTLIDGAGGVLARVVRPSGVDYAAIARACLDEAVAAADRGDGPAVTVSTGYGRGNVDFADETRTEIHCHGVGCFHSVGRGITVVDIGGQDNKVIRLDDRGKRLGFLMNRKCAAGTGAFIEEIALRLGLTVGELDALAAAAERTVRLGSFCTVFSKTEILSHLRNGEPVEGIVRGAFESVVERIVEMDPLDGLVVATGGVVAHNPTIVEIITERLGREVIVPEAPQFTGALGAALTARSLDDRNRANGKG comes from the coding sequence AGGTGACCCTGATCGACGGTGCCGGCGGAGTGCTGGCGCGCGTCGTCCGTCCCTCGGGCGTGGATTATGCCGCCATCGCGCGCGCGTGCCTGGACGAGGCTGTCGCCGCCGCCGATCGCGGGGACGGGCCCGCGGTCACGGTGTCCACGGGCTACGGCCGCGGCAACGTGGACTTCGCCGACGAGACCCGCACCGAGATCCACTGCCACGGCGTCGGCTGCTTCCACTCGGTGGGCCGGGGCATCACGGTCGTCGACATCGGCGGGCAGGACAACAAGGTCATCCGCCTGGACGACCGGGGCAAGCGCCTCGGGTTTCTGATGAACCGCAAGTGCGCCGCCGGCACCGGCGCGTTCATCGAGGAGATCGCCCTGCGGCTGGGCCTGACCGTCGGCGAGCTCGACGCGCTGGCGGCGGCCGCCGAACGGACCGTGCGCCTCGGCAGCTTCTGCACCGTCTTCTCCAAGACGGAGATCCTCTCGCACCTGCGCAACGGCGAGCCCGTAGAGGGTATCGTCCGCGGCGCCTTCGAGTCGGTAGTCGAGCGCATCGTGGAGATGGACCCGCTCGACGGTCTGGTCGTGGCCACGGGCGGTGTCGTCGCTCACAACCCGACCATCGTGGAGATCATCACGGAACGGCTCGGCCGCGAGGTGATCGTGCCCGAGGCGCCCCAGTTCACCGGGGCCCTGGGCGCCGCCCTGACCGCCCGTTCGCTGGATGACCGGAATCGCGCCAACGGAAAGGGATAG